From one Phocaeicola salanitronis DSM 18170 genomic stretch:
- the lpxK gene encoding tetraacyldisaccharide 4'-kinase gives MGNDRGIYRSLLPVAWLYGAGVCLRNFLFDKGVLRQQAFSVPVICIGNLTVGGTGKTPHTEYLIRLLRPEYQVAVLSRGYKRKSRGFVLGNPETPIEEIGDEPYQMLHKFPDVYVAVDADRCEGIRRLTDGHTAPGTRVILLDDAFQHRYVKPGISILLTDYNRLMTRDSLLPAGRLREPVEGKRRADMILVTKCPHSLSRTEREALRQEIAPMQNQSLFFTALAYGRLQSLFVSSPERRLESLEADEHVLLLTGIASPAPLIGKLSEYTSHVMSLTFPDHHAFDANDLQRVKAAFETLPEGKRIIITTEKDAARLIGHPEIDASLAPFIYVLPIEVSFLDEEERTMFNQNIIAYVRKNTRNSSLSEG, from the coding sequence ATGGGCAACGACCGGGGAATATATCGCAGTCTGCTTCCTGTAGCCTGGCTGTATGGGGCAGGCGTATGCTTGCGTAACTTTCTTTTTGATAAAGGGGTGTTGCGCCAGCAGGCGTTTTCTGTTCCGGTTATTTGCATCGGGAACCTGACGGTAGGGGGGACGGGAAAGACGCCTCATACCGAGTACCTGATTCGCTTGTTGCGCCCGGAATATCAAGTGGCAGTGCTTAGCCGGGGGTATAAGCGGAAGTCGAGGGGCTTTGTATTGGGTAATCCGGAAACGCCGATTGAAGAGATAGGCGATGAACCTTACCAGATGTTGCACAAGTTTCCCGATGTCTATGTAGCGGTGGATGCCGACCGGTGTGAAGGCATCCGCCGGTTGACCGACGGGCATACGGCTCCCGGCACACGGGTGATTCTCTTGGATGATGCTTTCCAACACCGGTACGTGAAACCGGGTATCAGCATTCTTCTTACCGATTATAACCGGTTGATGACAAGAGATTCGTTGCTCCCGGCAGGCCGCTTGCGTGAGCCGGTTGAAGGGAAAAGGCGTGCTGATATGATTTTAGTAACCAAGTGCCCGCATTCTTTAAGCAGGACAGAACGGGAGGCATTGCGGCAGGAGATTGCTCCCATGCAAAACCAATCGCTCTTTTTTACGGCATTGGCTTATGGCCGGTTGCAATCTTTGTTTGTTTCTTCTCCGGAACGTAGACTGGAAAGCCTTGAAGCTGACGAGCATGTCTTGTTATTGACTGGAATTGCCTCTCCGGCTCCGCTTATCGGGAAATTGTCGGAATATACTTCTCATGTAATGTCCTTGACTTTCCCTGACCATCATGCGTTTGATGCCAATGACCTGCAGCGTGTCAAAGCGGCGTTCGAAACGCTTCCGGAAGGGAAACGGATTATCATTACGACTGAAAAAGATGCTGCAAGGCTTATCGGGCATCCGGAGATAGATGCGAGCCTGGCGCCATTTATTTATGTGTTGCCCATTGAGGTAAGTTTCCTTGACGAGGAAGAAAGAACCATGTTTAACCAAAACATTATAGCGTATGTTAGAAAAAATACAAGAAACAGCAGCCTTTCTGAAGGCTAA
- a CDS encoding purine-nucleoside phosphorylase → MLEKIQETAAFLKAKMQTHPETAIILGTGLGSLVHEITDKYEISYKDIPNFPLSTVEGHSGKLIFGKLGGKDILAMQGRFHFYEGYSMQQVTFPVRVMRELGIKTLFVSNAAGGMNPDFEIGDLMIITDHINLFPEHPLRGKNIDYGPRFPDMSEAYSKELIAKALEIAKERGIKVQQGVYVGTQGPTFETPAEYKMFHILGGDAVGMSTVPEVIVANHCGIKVFGVSVITDLGVEGKIVEVSHEEVQKAADAAQPRMTTIMRELINRA, encoded by the coding sequence ATGTTAGAAAAAATACAAGAAACAGCAGCCTTTCTGAAGGCTAAAATGCAGACTCATCCTGAAACCGCCATTATCTTGGGAACTGGTTTGGGAAGTTTAGTACATGAGATAACCGATAAATATGAAATAAGTTACAAAGATATCCCCAACTTTCCCCTTTCAACCGTAGAAGGACATAGCGGTAAGCTGATATTCGGCAAGTTGGGCGGGAAAGACATCCTGGCGATGCAAGGGCGTTTCCACTTTTACGAAGGCTATTCGATGCAACAAGTGACCTTCCCGGTGCGGGTGATGCGTGAGTTGGGCATTAAGACGCTTTTTGTGTCGAATGCTGCCGGAGGCATGAATCCTGATTTCGAGATAGGCGACCTGATGATTATCACCGACCACATCAACCTTTTCCCCGAACATCCGTTGCGTGGAAAGAACATCGATTACGGTCCCCGCTTCCCGGACATGAGCGAGGCATATTCGAAGGAATTAATCGCCAAGGCATTGGAAATCGCCAAGGAAAGAGGCATCAAGGTACAGCAAGGCGTATACGTAGGCACACAAGGCCCGACATTCGAAACGCCGGCGGAATACAAGATGTTTCATATCTTGGGCGGTGATGCGGTAGGTATGTCGACCGTGCCCGAAGTCATCGTGGCAAACCATTGCGGCATCAAGGTATTCGGCGTATCGGTCATCACCGACTTAGGCGTAGAAGGTAAAATCGTGGAAGTATCGCACGAAGAAGTGCAAAAGGCAGCCGATGCCGCCCAGCCGCGCATGACCACTATTATGAGAGAACTGATAAACAGAGCGTAA
- the thiL gene encoding thiamine-phosphate kinase, which translates to MHEGNRTEIATLGEFGLIKRLTEDIKLENKESVYGVGDDAAVLSYPDKQVLVTTDLLMEGVHFDLVYTPLKHLGYKSAMVNFSDIYAMNGTPKQITVSLAVSKRFCIEDLDDFYEGVKLACRQHHVDIVGGDTTSSVTGLAISITCIGEADKEQVVYRNGAKETDLICVSGDLGAAYMGLQLLEREKAVFQGEKDVQPDFAGKEYLLERILKPEARRDIIESLAKAGIKPTAMMDISDGLSSELLHICTQSKVGCRVYEERIPIDYQTAVMAEEFNMNLSTCALNGGEDYELLFTVPLTAHEQVEQIKDVKVIGYITKPDLGCALLTRDGTELELKAQGWNPLK; encoded by the coding sequence ATGCACGAAGGAAACAGAACCGAAATAGCGACGCTAGGCGAATTTGGCTTAATCAAGCGTCTGACGGAAGATATTAAATTGGAGAACAAGGAGTCGGTGTACGGTGTAGGCGATGACGCCGCCGTACTCTCCTATCCGGATAAACAGGTATTAGTTACTACCGACCTGCTGATGGAAGGCGTACATTTCGACCTGGTATATACCCCACTGAAACACTTGGGGTACAAATCGGCCATGGTGAACTTCTCGGATATCTATGCCATGAACGGGACACCCAAGCAAATCACCGTATCGCTTGCCGTATCGAAACGCTTCTGCATCGAAGACTTGGATGATTTCTACGAGGGAGTGAAACTGGCGTGCCGGCAACATCATGTGGATATCGTGGGAGGTGACACGACTTCTTCGGTCACAGGCCTTGCTATCTCCATCACCTGCATCGGCGAAGCGGACAAAGAACAAGTGGTTTATCGGAACGGTGCGAAAGAAACCGACCTGATTTGCGTATCGGGCGACTTGGGTGCCGCCTATATGGGACTTCAGTTATTGGAACGTGAGAAAGCGGTATTCCAAGGAGAGAAGGACGTGCAGCCCGACTTTGCCGGAAAAGAATACCTGTTGGAACGCATCCTGAAACCGGAAGCACGCCGCGACATCATCGAAAGCCTGGCGAAAGCAGGAATCAAGCCCACGGCAATGATGGACATTTCCGACGGACTTTCTTCTGAATTGTTGCACATCTGTACGCAAAGCAAGGTAGGATGCCGAGTTTACGAGGAGCGCATCCCGATAGATTACCAGACCGCCGTCATGGCAGAGGAGTTCAACATGAACCTTTCCACCTGTGCCCTCAACGGAGGAGAAGACTACGAACTGCTCTTCACCGTCCCCCTCACGGCGCACGAGCAAGTAGAGCAGATAAAGGATGTGAAAGTTATCGGCTACATCACCAAACCCGACTTAGGCTGTGCCTTGCTTACGCGCGACGGCACCGAGCTGGAACTGAAAGCCCAAGGCTGGAATCCGCTGAAGTAA